One window of the Thermoflexus hugenholtzii JAD2 genome contains the following:
- a CDS encoding glycerol-3-phosphate acyltransferase — protein sequence MGSVWMLILGAYLIGSFPTGWLVVRLLTGQDVRRIGSGRTGGTNAMRAGGLPAGLLTGLGDLVKGFLAIEWARMLFPGQPLAGAVAGILAVAGHNWPIWLRFRGGAGTAPNLGTAIALWPLVAAVLLPLVPLLAALTGYASMTSLILAFVVPGLFALRAVAFGGPWAEVLYGLGTLGLIVWALRPNFRRLREGTEPRLRLSGWPKAPVPSGLAEGNERSRTSA from the coding sequence ATGGGGTCCGTGTGGATGCTGATCCTCGGCGCGTATCTGATCGGATCGTTCCCCACAGGCTGGCTGGTGGTTCGCCTGCTGACCGGGCAGGATGTGCGGCGGATCGGCAGCGGCCGGACGGGCGGGACCAACGCGATGCGCGCCGGGGGGCTCCCGGCCGGCTTGCTCACCGGCCTGGGAGATCTTGTCAAAGGATTCCTGGCCATCGAATGGGCCCGGATGCTGTTTCCGGGCCAGCCCCTGGCCGGGGCGGTGGCGGGCATCTTGGCCGTGGCCGGCCATAACTGGCCGATCTGGCTGAGGTTCCGGGGCGGGGCGGGGACCGCTCCGAACCTGGGGACGGCCATCGCCCTCTGGCCCCTGGTCGCGGCCGTGCTGTTGCCTCTGGTTCCTCTCCTTGCTGCCCTCACCGGATACGCATCGATGACTTCCTTGATCCTCGCTTTTGTGGTCCCTGGGCTCTTCGCCCTGCGCGCGGTGGCCTTCGGGGGGCCATGGGCGGAGGTCCTGTATGGGCTTGGCACCCTCGGGCTGATCGTCTGGGCCCTGCGCCCGAACTTTCGGCGCCTCCGGGAGGGGACCGAGCCCCGCCTGCGCCTCTCCGGGTGGCCCAAGGCCCCCGTCCCTTCCGGGCTGGCGGAAGGCAATGAGCGGTCCAGGACGTCGGCCTGA